The following proteins are encoded in a genomic region of Candidatus Zixiibacteriota bacterium:
- a CDS encoding acyl-CoA thioesterase has translation MRAFEFRHIVGFEETNLVGNVYYANHVRWQGRCREMFLKEHAPDVLKALTADLRLVTLRCSCEYLAELGAFDEVIIRMRLGSMMQNRMTLSFDYIRSAGDREEIVARGEQEVACMRQTPDGLAPTHIPESLKSALEAYVE, from the coding sequence ATGCGAGCGTTTGAGTTTCGCCACATAGTCGGTTTCGAGGAAACCAACCTCGTCGGCAATGTCTATTACGCCAATCATGTCAGGTGGCAGGGACGCTGCCGCGAGATGTTCCTCAAAGAACACGCCCCCGATGTTTTGAAAGCGCTGACCGCCGACCTGCGTTTGGTCACGTTGCGTTGCTCATGCGAGTATCTGGCCGAGTTGGGCGCTTTCGATGAAGTGATTATCCGCATGCGGCTGGGTTCCATGATGCAAAATCGTATGACCCTCTCGTTCGACTATATTCGCTCTGCCGGTGATCGTGAGGAGATCGTGGCGCGCGGCGAGCAGGAGGTGGCCTGCATGCGCCAGACTCCCGATGGTCTGGCTCCGACCCATATCCCCGAATCACTGAAGAGTGCTTTGGAGGCATACGTTGAGTAA
- a CDS encoding MMPL family transporter — translation MERLLDEILKRPALSLIGTLVLTLFLGFGLTRLQLRTDGAAIYPEENEIVARAETDRIAFNDPVQVILLVSARADGPILASPEGFRFIREIHEAVKRLPGVYGAGVHSPASLLDVRSNLETTVITTFFDSIPVDSSGFADLLTRFRQAPQVDGLYLSPDGRLSAMYLPLADSVDRRQVLASFDSWIQGYETAPFEMRLTGPVVAEASLGDTVLRDLSVLIPVMVVVVALMLLATLRTIGGLLIPLIEALLVLVWTLGLMGWVGAPVTLVTTVLPVILMTMAITDEIHLLQRLQAYMAGDRAKLDRKISGRQRLGLATLLALKDVGRPIVITSLTTSVGFLSFLTASMMPMRHFGLFTAFGITVAMILSFTFIPCLTILLPPAWFHRKVRHRKKKQPVHLMWMERLAANRSTTALVIGLISVGVCAPGLYLLTVQDSWVDNFDPHSALVSAERDFNDGFWGSYRLDVVFDGEPGFFYSSNGAAMMQRFTTDVLDGPHVGGVVSFLNPYREVALGLSETGDLHKLGDGTLQDIATVAEMTGDPSLMQLINEDGSSARAMVFVNSPNYKRSEDLSRFVTDLCAPLEQEYSVVTHSSGDIPVALEVVRSIVLNQMRSISWTLAGIALLLLVTFPRGVAALVAMVPVTATALTILSLMGYLGMPLGIATSMFASLTIGVGIDFALHFLHNYKRERTAGLDKQAALTATLETTGQAIRWNAVVLVLGIMALTFSALKPDRDLGILLAAAILTCYVMTLLFLPRLVKRLSLGLATLLLFLLPTGAFAGVSKADGLSAGEVMIELESDFRQQARLVKIEFVTTYDKRPDQPLGRTMFGLLDGDTVDTHLMYIVTEPPRMSGTTLLFADKADPEALDSTWIYLSFVKRVRLLDIRSARAMVPGTALSYEDARGFIPIDKYRFSFENDSVSATGEMIVVAEPLTDKIRSGVGFDRMILWIDRTRRIINRIHYLDAAGEIIKIYRIVDTVKVGSVWFPAAVTVRNNLNGTLSEARYRYWALDEPPSPDLFQASIAKGKFLNRLMPMMRRFGISLPPSRTKAAPSQGK, via the coding sequence TTGGAACGTCTGCTTGATGAAATACTCAAACGCCCCGCCCTGTCGTTAATCGGCACGTTAGTCCTGACTCTTTTTCTCGGTTTCGGACTGACCCGACTTCAATTGCGTACCGATGGGGCTGCTATCTATCCGGAAGAAAACGAAATCGTCGCCCGCGCCGAAACCGATCGGATCGCATTCAACGATCCGGTTCAGGTGATTCTGCTGGTATCGGCCCGAGCGGATGGACCCATCCTGGCCTCGCCCGAAGGTTTTCGTTTCATCCGGGAGATTCATGAGGCGGTCAAGCGTTTGCCCGGCGTGTATGGCGCCGGAGTGCATTCGCCGGCCTCGCTGTTGGATGTTCGCAGCAACCTCGAAACCACCGTGATCACCACTTTTTTCGACTCAATTCCGGTCGACAGCTCGGGCTTTGCCGATTTGTTGACAAGGTTCCGGCAGGCTCCTCAGGTGGATGGTTTGTATCTCTCTCCAGATGGTCGACTGTCTGCGATGTACCTGCCTCTGGCCGACTCGGTGGATCGTCGACAAGTACTGGCCTCCTTCGACTCCTGGATTCAAGGCTACGAGACAGCTCCCTTTGAGATGCGTCTCACCGGGCCGGTGGTGGCCGAGGCCAGTTTGGGCGACACCGTTCTTCGTGACTTATCGGTGTTAATACCGGTGATGGTAGTGGTGGTTGCTCTTATGCTCCTGGCCACCCTGCGCACCATTGGCGGCTTGTTGATTCCGTTGATCGAAGCGCTGCTGGTGCTGGTGTGGACGCTCGGTTTGATGGGATGGGTGGGCGCACCGGTAACGCTGGTAACCACGGTGTTACCGGTAATTCTGATGACCATGGCCATCACCGATGAGATCCATCTGTTGCAGCGATTGCAGGCCTACATGGCCGGCGACCGGGCCAAACTGGACAGGAAGATATCCGGACGCCAACGTCTCGGTCTGGCCACGCTCCTGGCTCTGAAAGATGTCGGTCGACCCATCGTTATCACTTCGTTGACCACTTCGGTCGGCTTTTTGTCATTCCTCACGGCCAGTATGATGCCGATGCGTCATTTCGGTTTGTTCACCGCTTTTGGAATTACGGTAGCCATGATACTGAGTTTTACTTTTATCCCCTGTCTGACCATCCTTCTGCCGCCGGCATGGTTCCATCGCAAAGTGCGTCATCGAAAGAAGAAACAACCGGTACACCTTATGTGGATGGAACGATTGGCGGCCAATCGATCAACTACCGCCCTGGTTATTGGACTGATTTCGGTCGGCGTGTGTGCTCCCGGTCTGTATCTGCTGACGGTGCAGGACTCGTGGGTGGACAATTTTGATCCACACTCGGCGTTGGTGTCGGCCGAACGAGATTTCAATGATGGTTTCTGGGGGAGCTATCGGCTGGACGTCGTGTTCGATGGTGAGCCCGGGTTCTTCTACTCATCAAACGGCGCCGCCATGATGCAGCGGTTCACCACCGATGTACTCGACGGTCCGCATGTCGGGGGGGTGGTTAGTTTTCTCAACCCCTATCGGGAAGTTGCGCTGGGATTGAGCGAGACCGGTGACTTGCATAAGTTGGGCGACGGCACCCTGCAGGATATCGCCACCGTGGCCGAGATGACCGGCGATCCGAGTTTGATGCAACTTATCAATGAGGATGGTTCTTCGGCGCGGGCTATGGTGTTCGTCAACAGTCCCAACTACAAAAGATCGGAAGACCTTAGCCGCTTTGTAACCGATCTTTGTGCCCCGCTTGAGCAGGAATACTCGGTAGTCACGCACTCGAGCGGCGACATTCCGGTGGCTTTGGAGGTCGTGCGTTCCATCGTGCTCAACCAGATGCGCTCGATCAGTTGGACGTTGGCCGGTATAGCTCTGTTGTTGCTGGTCACATTCCCGCGCGGTGTGGCGGCGTTGGTGGCAATGGTGCCGGTGACGGCAACAGCTTTGACCATCCTGTCGTTGATGGGATACCTCGGAATGCCTTTGGGGATCGCCACCAGTATGTTTGCCAGCTTGACTATCGGTGTCGGAATCGATTTTGCGCTGCACTTTTTGCACAACTACAAACGTGAGCGCACGGCCGGTCTGGATAAACAAGCTGCTCTGACGGCTACTTTGGAAACCACCGGCCAGGCGATTCGTTGGAACGCAGTGGTGCTGGTGCTTGGTATAATGGCGTTGACATTTTCGGCGTTGAAACCGGATCGCGATTTGGGGATTCTCTTGGCCGCGGCTATTCTGACCTGTTACGTTATGACGTTATTGTTTTTGCCCCGCCTGGTAAAACGGCTCTCACTGGGTCTGGCGACACTGTTGCTATTCCTGTTGCCGACCGGCGCGTTCGCCGGGGTATCTAAAGCCGATGGTCTGTCTGCCGGCGAGGTGATGATCGAGTTGGAATCGGATTTCCGCCAGCAGGCCAGATTGGTGAAGATCGAGTTTGTCACAACTTATGACAAACGTCCCGACCAACCTCTGGGCCGCACTATGTTCGGTTTGCTGGATGGGGACACCGTCGATACTCACTTGATGTACATCGTCACCGAACCGCCGCGCATGTCCGGGACCACTTTGCTGTTCGCCGACAAAGCCGACCCCGAGGCGCTCGATTCGACCTGGATTTATCTTTCATTCGTCAAGCGAGTCAGACTGCTGGACATCCGTTCGGCCCGCGCTATGGTCCCGGGTACGGCTCTCTCTTATGAAGACGCACGGGGGTTTATCCCCATCGACAAGTATAGGTTCTCCTTCGAGAACGACTCGGTGTCGGCGACCGGGGAAATGATTGTGGTCGCCGAACCGCTAACCGATAAGATACGCTCGGGCGTTGGATTCGACCGCATGATTCTCTGGATCGACCGAACACGACGTATCATCAACCGGATTCACTATCTGGATGCCGCCGGTGAGATCATCAAGATATATCGTATCGTCGACACCGTCAAAGTAGGCTCGGTGTGGTTTCCTGCCGCGGTGACGGTTCGCAACAACCTGAACGGCACCCTTTCCGAGGCACGCTACCGATATTGGGCGCTTGACGAACCACCGTCGCCCGATCTCTTTCAAGCCAGTATTGCCAAGGGCAAGTTTTTGAATCGACTGATGCCGATGATGCGACGCTTTGGCATCTCTCTGCCGCCCTCGCGCACCAAGGCGGCACCATCACAAGGTAAGTAG
- a CDS encoding dockerin type I repeat-containing protein — MKTIILMTAMATLLCSVVAFAYPPAGYDVVNTSANISIYDPLDPNVLLEVVSMDGRAVIYRGDPYDAGGGVMTIDTRMDTLLLRGFSLNFGDSVFAVLDRSGPLSTGQIWQLTAGTDFPAESFFDVYYKLHFGSEPANPSPGDGPDDDATRHGSFNYDLKSQSGSIVSGKAAPLTNKLPAPRPAQETSDKGARQGGEDIGSAVFLPTIPTVTVGTTCGYTNDYDEVCPYTGSTAPDVVYVIDPPLDTFITLSTCFPGGFDTKLYVYENTYTPGAPYACNDDACPDYTSIISCMPVLANATYYIVVDGYGADCGDYELSVEYAENCVPCVIDCDAAAYQEAEPCGNDDNGGCNSTPNQFEPIQCGMDVCGTAWADGGSRDTDWYSFTLASTMTIELTGSAEFPYVLGFVDTSDCALAASVDPVAVGLACDTQTVSRVAGPGTYYVFMAVNDYNNYPCADNNDYFFQLRCFGGDPTPEDPPHMIDTIWQIPPHGRVYVDPRKTPLIDPATGDTIAWVWHEHIVDPPDPGEDTVPTIGIMNYWVGPNPPGGTQPPDETVELVGEAIINRGPVEQGENGHTIQTEILSMDLTGESSLLGPMILSLPFPAPGLVTGVDTGGPYFPAESFFDVYYQVELPAQGQTIEPIQPPRMQTQVEALPPVDNQYNDLGGEPHPIHDIQNPGVPIGWVLPIHWVQPPPDPPDPTPDPDTIPTIGIMPVIIGPAQPAPDQKPDETIHLSGDVILQRGVGYDDPPSGQHIVEVEILQMDLTGESSLFGPTILSLPFPAPGQITTQIGDPLFPAESFFDVYYEVELPDQGQTIAPDGDPPHMHAQINEVPPNNVQYETDGWQPVYEIQNPGVIIGWVWPIHWVQPPPPPPPDPIPTIGIMPVIVGPDPPAVGQTPDETIFLGGDAVIQRGSPYTNNQGQTEIQTEMVQMDLTGESSLFGGVILSLPQAAPGLITSVNPGSDFPAESFFDVYYEVELPDQGQVIQPEDPVRMQTEINEIPPTDNQYQPDDWHPIVDVQGTGGIIGWIQPVHWVQPPPTGACCDTNTGFCAITTQTDCEASNREYQGDLTTCVPNPCEQPCTGWLPGISNVAYTSFQVDIYDPNNNTILLGTAYAFGVGMVVQRNAPYEVSPGIWRMDTDILAFSGSGNSPLLGGAFSIDLDPNETSTGYIQMCDSCNDFWAESHFDIKYRILTSLPFPNNFYYGNALMDLNCDQQWNPYSGGTGDFDPPNGHTYVDPRKVPILNENGEVIGYTMKRHQVDREPMGACCEAQTELCFIMTQADCEASGGTYQGDNVGCDPNPCDTCETGWLPGQDIIPLHDFQIDLFDPTGVLITTLHATGNNMVVQRNAPYQESPGIFRMDTDILQLDGSGDDPVLLGPFVIQLDPSQPSGGWIRMCDSCNDNWAESFFDVHWVITTSMPWPMDVLHGLPAQMHLNCGHQWNPFPGGVFRPPYDLPYDDPRLVEIFDNNGQLIGFTMKLHTPRPDDGCCQPPERMRGDINCDGVPGMDISDLVYLVDYMFTGGPEPCCFEDADVNCDGSIDISDLVYVVDYMFTGGPQPCRCDCLDCLRGQTPSEVGLETLRKWSSHTTPRSVPPSCRTGAAR; from the coding sequence GTGAAAACAATAATCCTAATGACGGCGATGGCAACCTTGTTGTGTTCGGTGGTAGCTTTTGCCTACCCACCTGCCGGCTACGACGTGGTGAACACGAGCGCCAACATATCCATCTATGATCCGCTTGATCCCAACGTGCTGTTGGAGGTTGTATCAATGGATGGGCGCGCGGTTATCTATCGGGGTGATCCCTACGATGCCGGTGGCGGCGTGATGACCATCGACACCCGTATGGACACGCTGTTGCTACGTGGCTTCAGCCTGAATTTCGGCGACTCGGTATTTGCCGTTCTGGACCGTAGCGGCCCGTTGTCGACCGGTCAGATTTGGCAACTCACAGCCGGAACCGATTTCCCGGCCGAGAGCTTTTTCGACGTATATTACAAATTGCACTTCGGTTCGGAACCGGCCAATCCCAGTCCGGGTGATGGCCCCGACGACGATGCTACTCGTCACGGCAGCTTCAACTATGATCTAAAGAGCCAATCAGGTTCTATAGTCTCAGGCAAAGCTGCACCGCTGACGAATAAACTACCCGCGCCCCGCCCGGCTCAGGAGACGTCTGACAAAGGCGCCCGCCAGGGGGGAGAGGACATAGGTTCGGCGGTGTTCCTGCCAACGATTCCGACTGTGACTGTCGGTACCACCTGCGGGTATACAAACGATTACGATGAGGTTTGTCCCTACACCGGGAGCACCGCGCCCGACGTGGTCTACGTAATCGACCCGCCGTTGGACACGTTCATAACCCTGTCGACCTGTTTCCCCGGGGGGTTTGACACCAAACTCTATGTGTATGAAAACACGTACACGCCCGGCGCGCCCTACGCCTGCAACGACGACGCCTGTCCGGATTATACCTCGATAATCAGTTGCATGCCGGTTTTGGCCAACGCCACTTACTACATTGTCGTTGACGGTTATGGCGCCGATTGCGGCGATTACGAACTGTCGGTGGAATACGCCGAGAACTGCGTGCCCTGTGTCATCGATTGCGATGCTGCTGCCTATCAAGAGGCGGAACCGTGCGGCAACGATGACAACGGCGGTTGTAACTCGACGCCCAATCAGTTTGAGCCGATTCAATGCGGGATGGATGTTTGCGGCACGGCCTGGGCCGACGGTGGTTCTCGTGACACCGACTGGTACTCGTTTACCCTCGCGTCAACGATGACAATAGAGCTGACGGGATCGGCCGAGTTCCCGTATGTGTTGGGCTTTGTCGACACCTCCGACTGTGCTCTGGCAGCGAGTGTCGACCCCGTGGCGGTCGGCCTGGCCTGTGACACTCAGACAGTGTCACGTGTCGCGGGACCAGGGACCTACTATGTCTTTATGGCCGTCAATGACTACAACAACTATCCCTGTGCCGACAACAACGATTATTTCTTCCAGCTTCGTTGTTTCGGCGGCGACCCGACTCCGGAGGACCCGCCGCACATGATCGACACTATCTGGCAGATTCCGCCACATGGTCGTGTCTATGTCGACCCTCGGAAGACGCCATTAATCGATCCTGCTACCGGCGACACTATCGCCTGGGTCTGGCATGAGCATATTGTTGATCCGCCCGATCCGGGTGAGGATACCGTTCCGACTATCGGTATCATGAATTACTGGGTCGGTCCCAATCCTCCGGGTGGCACTCAGCCGCCGGATGAGACCGTTGAGTTGGTCGGTGAAGCGATCATCAATCGCGGACCAGTCGAACAGGGGGAGAACGGACACACGATCCAGACAGAGATACTCTCGATGGACCTGACCGGTGAGTCTTCGCTGCTCGGTCCCATGATTCTGTCGCTGCCCTTCCCGGCACCAGGTCTGGTGACAGGGGTGGATACGGGCGGTCCGTACTTCCCGGCTGAGTCGTTCTTTGATGTTTACTATCAAGTCGAACTCCCGGCGCAGGGTCAAACAATCGAACCGATTCAGCCGCCGAGAATGCAAACACAAGTCGAGGCGTTGCCGCCGGTCGACAATCAGTATAACGACCTGGGCGGCGAACCGCATCCGATACACGATATCCAGAATCCGGGCGTGCCTATTGGCTGGGTACTGCCGATTCACTGGGTACAGCCACCACCGGATCCTCCTGACCCAACACCTGACCCGGATACGATTCCGACTATCGGAATTATGCCGGTCATTATCGGTCCGGCACAGCCGGCGCCTGATCAGAAGCCGGATGAGACTATTCATTTGTCCGGTGATGTTATCCTCCAGCGCGGCGTTGGATATGACGACCCGCCGAGTGGTCAGCACATTGTCGAAGTCGAGATTCTCCAGATGGATCTGACCGGTGAAAGCTCACTGTTCGGCCCGACAATTCTGTCGCTGCCATTCCCGGCGCCGGGTCAGATAACCACTCAGATCGGCGATCCTCTGTTCCCGGCTGAGTCGTTCTTCGACGTCTACTACGAGGTCGAACTGCCCGATCAGGGGCAGACGATTGCTCCTGACGGTGATCCGCCGCACATGCACGCGCAGATCAACGAAGTGCCGCCGAATAACGTGCAGTACGAGACCGATGGTTGGCAGCCGGTGTACGAGATTCAGAATCCGGGCGTCATCATAGGTTGGGTCTGGCCTATCCACTGGGTACAGCCTCCACCGCCACCACCGCCTGATCCGATTCCGACTATCGGTATTATGCCGGTTATTGTTGGACCTGATCCGCCCGCTGTCGGGCAGACTCCGGATGAGACTATCTTCCTGGGCGGTGACGCGGTTATTCAGCGTGGTTCACCGTATACCAATAATCAGGGCCAGACCGAGATTCAGACTGAGATGGTCCAGATGGATCTGACCGGTGAAAGCAGTCTGTTCGGTGGTGTCATTCTCTCGCTGCCGCAGGCCGCGCCTGGTCTGATAACTTCCGTCAATCCAGGGTCGGACTTCCCGGCCGAGTCGTTCTTCGACGTCTACTACGAGGTCGAACTGCCCGATCAGGGCCAGGTGATCCAGCCGGAAGACCCGGTTCGTATGCAGACTGAGATCAACGAGATTCCGCCTACGGACAACCAGTACCAGCCCGATGACTGGCATCCCATAGTGGATGTGCAGGGTACTGGTGGTATTATCGGTTGGATACAGCCGGTCCACTGGGTGCAGCCGCCTCCGACGGGCGCCTGCTGTGATACTAACACAGGATTCTGTGCCATCACGACCCAGACCGACTGTGAAGCGTCCAATCGTGAATACCAAGGCGACTTAACGACCTGTGTGCCCAACCCATGCGAGCAGCCGTGTACCGGCTGGCTGCCAGGAATCTCCAATGTTGCGTACACGTCGTTCCAGGTCGACATCTACGATCCGAACAACAACACTATCTTACTCGGTACGGCTTACGCCTTCGGTGTGGGTATGGTTGTGCAGCGCAATGCGCCTTACGAGGTCTCGCCGGGCATCTGGCGGATGGATACCGATATCCTGGCCTTCTCCGGCTCCGGCAACAGTCCGCTCTTGGGTGGAGCCTTCAGTATCGACCTCGACCCGAATGAGACTTCTACCGGCTATATCCAGATGTGCGATTCCTGTAACGACTTCTGGGCGGAGAGTCACTTCGATATCAAGTATCGGATACTCACCTCGTTGCCGTTCCCGAACAACTTCTACTACGGCAACGCTCTGATGGACCTGAATTGTGACCAGCAATGGAATCCGTACTCGGGTGGTACCGGAGACTTCGATCCACCCAACGGACACACCTATGTTGATCCGCGCAAGGTGCCCATACTTAACGAGAACGGTGAAGTGATCGGCTACACCATGAAGCGTCACCAGGTCGATAGGGAACCGATGGGCGCTTGTTGTGAAGCGCAGACCGAGCTCTGCTTCATCATGACTCAGGCCGATTGTGAAGCCTCTGGTGGTACGTACCAGGGCGACAATGTGGGTTGCGATCCGAATCCGTGTGATACCTGCGAAACCGGTTGGTTGCCGGGTCAGGATATAATCCCGTTGCACGACTTCCAAATCGACCTGTTCGATCCGACCGGTGTGTTGATAACGACGCTTCACGCTACCGGTAACAACATGGTTGTCCAGCGCAATGCGCCGTACCAGGAGTCGCCGGGTATATTCCGGATGGATACCGATATCCTTCAGCTGGACGGCTCCGGAGATGATCCGGTGCTGCTGGGACCGTTTGTCATCCAACTCGATCCTTCGCAACCTTCGGGTGGTTGGATTCGGATGTGCGATTCCTGCAACGACAACTGGGCCGAGAGTTTCTTCGATGTACACTGGGTCATAACCACATCGATGCCTTGGCCTATGGATGTGTTGCACGGACTGCCCGCACAGATGCACTTGAACTGTGGGCACCAGTGGAATCCGTTCCCGGGTGGCGTCTTCAGGCCGCCGTATGATCTGCCTTACGATGATCCACGACTTGTGGAGATATTCGACAACAACGGCCAACTCATCGGCTTTACCATGAAGTTGCACACCCCGCGTCCGGATGACGGCTGCTGCCAGCCGCCGGAGAGGATGCGTGGCGACATCAATTGCGATGGAGTGCCCGGCATGGATATCTCCGACCTCGTGTATCTGGTAGACTACATGTTTACCGGTGGTCCAGAGCCATGCTGCTTTGAGGATGCGGATGTTAACTGCGACGGCTCGATTGATATCAGCGATCTTGTCTACGTGGTTGATTACATGTTCACGGGTGGGCCGCAGCCATGCCGCTGTGACTGTCTTGACTGCTTGAGAGGCCAGACCCCCAGCGAGGTCGGTCTGGAAACCCTGCGCAAGTGGTCTTCACACACCACGCCGCGAAGTGTACCGCCAAGCTGTCGAACGGGCGCCGCTCGTTAG